AAGAGCCGTGGTTGAAGGCGATGTTAAAAATGGTTCAGTTATGCTTGGTCAAATTTCAGGTATGATAAAAGAAGAAAAAACATTGAAAGAAATTTTTGAAAATATTATGCAAGAAAGTAAAGTAGAATTTGAAAGATTAAAAAATTTAATAGGGGGAGATAATGCTTAATTCTATTAAATTAAAAGATAAAATTTTAGAAGTACCGATTATTCAAGGAGGTATGGGAGTTGGAATTTCCTTATCAAATTTAGTTGGTAATGTTATGAAAGAAAATTGTATGGGAGTTTTAAGTTTTGCCCATCCAGGCTATAATCGTAGTACTTTTATAACAAAAACTTCTGAAGATAATTTTATTGCAATGAAAGAAGAGGTTGATAAGGCTAGAAAGATTTCTGAAGGAAAAGGACTACTTGGAGTTAATATAATGGTTGCTACTTCTCAATATGCACTTTATGTTAAAGAAGCCGTAAGACTCGGAGTTGACGCTATAATTTCAGGGGCAGGTCTTCCTCTTAATTTGCCTGAATTGACTAAAGGAAGTGATGTTCTTATTGCGCCTATAGTTTCAAGTGCAAAGGCTTTAAATCTTATCATTAGAAGATGGGATCAACATCATAATAAAATTCCTGATTTTGTTGTTATTGAGGGAAGTGAAGCCGGAGGACATCTCGGATTTAAAAAAGATGATGTTTTAAATGATAGTTGTGAGAGCATAGATGAAATTTTGGAACAATGTTTGAAATTAGTTGTTGATTATGAAGAAAAATATAGTCAAAAAATTCCTATTTTTGTAGCTGGTGGAATTTTTACAGGAAAAGATATAGCAAAATATGTTAAACAAGGGGCAAGTGGAGTTCAAATCGGAACTAGATTTATTGCAACAGAAGAATGCGATGCTAACGAAAAATACAAAGAGATGTTTGTAAAAGCTAAAAGAGAAGATATCATTATAGTTAAAAGTCCAGCAGGGTTTCCCGGAAGAGCTATAAGAAATAAATTTACAGAAAGATTGGATAAAGAGGGAAGAATTCCAGTAAGATACTGTGTTGATTGTATTTTACCATGTAATCCTAAAAATACAGTTTATTGTATAACAGATGCTCTAATTAGAGCGGTCAAAGGTGATGTGGAAAACGGATTAATATTTTCAGGAACTAATGCTTATAGAATAGATAAGATAACAACTGTTAAAGAATTAATTTCGGAATTGGTTTCTGAAGCGAATAATGAATTGAGGTGATTATATGAAGATAGCATTTTTATTTGCTGGTCAAGGGGCTCAATATGTAGGAATGGGACAAGAATTGTCAAATAGTTCGGCATTTAAAGGAGTATTTGAATATCTACCTTCAAATCTACAAAAGATTTGTTTTGAAGGTCCTGCAGAAGACTTAAATAATACTTTAAATGCCCAACCTTGTATAGTAGCAGTTTCTTTAGGAATAGCAAAAGTTTTAAAAAGTAAAGGTGTTGACTGTGAATATGCAGCGGGCTTAAGTTTAGGAGAATATACAGCTTTAGCCTATAGTGAAGCAATTTCCGTTAAAGATGTTTTAGAGCTTGTAAAGAAACGTAGTGAGATTATGTCTAATGCTGTGCCTAAAAATACAGGAATGGCTGCAATATTTAATTGTGAGGCAGAAATAATTGAAAATGTAATAAAAGATATAGAAAATTTAGAAATTGCAAATTACAATAGTCCTAAACAAATAGTAATTACTGGCAGTATGAATAGTATTGACGAAGCCATTTTGAAATTAAAGGATTTGGGATATAAGTCAAAAAAATTAAATGTAAGTGGTGCTTTTCATTCAAGTTATCTAAAAAATGCAAGTGAAGAATTATTTTCCATATTAAAAGATGTTGAATTTAAAGAACCTAATAAAAAAATAGTTTTTAATACAGTTGGAAAGATAAGCGATGAGGATGTTAAAATCCTTTTGAAAAATCAAATAAAATCTAGTGTAAAATTCATGCAAAGCATTGAATTTATGATTGAAAATGGAGTAGATACTTTTATTGAAATAGGCCCTGGAAAAGTTTTAAGCGGATTGGTAAAACAAATTAATTCAGAAGTAAATATTTATCCAGTAGAAAGTCTTGAATCCATTGGAAAGGTGGTTGATTTATTAAATGAATAAAGTTGCATTGATTACAGGGGGAAGTGGAGGAATAGGCAGAGCTATTTCAATTAAACTTGCCCAAGAGGGATATGATGTAGTTATAAACTACAATTCCGACTATGAAAAAGCAGTAGAAGTAAAAAAGATTTGTGAAGAATATAATGTTAAAGTTATGTTATATAAATGTAATATTTCAAAATTTGAAGAAGTTGAAATTATGTTTAAAGAAGTTGTAAAAGAAATGGGAAGAGTTGATGTTTTAGTCAATAATTCAGGAATTACAAGAGATACATTGATTTTAAGAATGAGTGAAGAAGATTTTGACAAAGTAATAGATGTAAATTTAAAGGGCTGTTTTAATTGTATAAAAAATGTTTCAAGAATTATGATGAAACAAAAATCTGGTGTTATTGTAAATATTTCAAGTGTAGTTGGACTTTCCGGAAATATCGGACAGGTTAATTATGCTGCAAGTAAAGCAGGAATTTTAGGAATTACAAAATCTGTTGCAAGAGAATTGGTTTCTTTAAATGTAAGATGTAATGCAATAGCTCCAGGTTTTATAGAAACAGAAATGACAGATAAACTTTCCGAAAATGTAAAAGAAGGAATATTAAAATCAATTCCTATGAATAAGATGGGAAGCCCTGATGACGTTGCAAATTTAGTTAAATTTTTAGTTAGTGATGAATCAAAATATATAACTGGTCAAGTAATCAATGTTGACGGTGGAATGATAATGTAGGTGTGATATGAAAAGAAGAGTTGTTATAAGTGGATTGGGAGTTGTTTCTCCAATTGGAAATGATAAGGAAGAACTTTGGAATTCCATAGAAAATGGAAAGTGTGGAATTGATGAGATTACTTTTTTTGATACGAGCGAACACAAGGTAAAACTTGCAGCAGAAGTTAAAGATTTAGATTTTGAAAAGTATTATAATAAACGTGATTTAAAATTTAATGATCGTTTTGTAAAATTTGCAAGAATTGCTACTAAACAGGCTTATGAAGATTCAAATCTTCAAGATTTTGATAGAGACAGAATGGGAGTAATTTTAGCAAGTGGAATAGGTGGAATAGAAACTATTTCAAATTGTGAAAATGTATTGAAAGAAAAAGGGCCAAGTAGAGTATCACCATATTTTATT
Above is a genomic segment from Parvimonas micra containing:
- a CDS encoding NAD(P)H-dependent flavin oxidoreductase, whose amino-acid sequence is MLNSIKLKDKILEVPIIQGGMGVGISLSNLVGNVMKENCMGVLSFAHPGYNRSTFITKTSEDNFIAMKEEVDKARKISEGKGLLGVNIMVATSQYALYVKEAVRLGVDAIISGAGLPLNLPELTKGSDVLIAPIVSSAKALNLIIRRWDQHHNKIPDFVVIEGSEAGGHLGFKKDDVLNDSCESIDEILEQCLKLVVDYEEKYSQKIPIFVAGGIFTGKDIAKYVKQGASGVQIGTRFIATEECDANEKYKEMFVKAKREDIIIVKSPAGFPGRAIRNKFTERLDKEGRIPVRYCVDCILPCNPKNTVYCITDALIRAVKGDVENGLIFSGTNAYRIDKITTVKELISELVSEANNELR
- a CDS encoding ACP S-malonyltransferase, producing the protein MKIAFLFAGQGAQYVGMGQELSNSSAFKGVFEYLPSNLQKICFEGPAEDLNNTLNAQPCIVAVSLGIAKVLKSKGVDCEYAAGLSLGEYTALAYSEAISVKDVLELVKKRSEIMSNAVPKNTGMAAIFNCEAEIIENVIKDIENLEIANYNSPKQIVITGSMNSIDEAILKLKDLGYKSKKLNVSGAFHSSYLKNASEELFSILKDVEFKEPNKKIVFNTVGKISDEDVKILLKNQIKSSVKFMQSIEFMIENGVDTFIEIGPGKVLSGLVKQINSEVNIYPVESLESIGKVVDLLNE
- the fabG gene encoding 3-oxoacyl-[acyl-carrier-protein] reductase — encoded protein: MNKVALITGGSGGIGRAISIKLAQEGYDVVINYNSDYEKAVEVKKICEEYNVKVMLYKCNISKFEEVEIMFKEVVKEMGRVDVLVNNSGITRDTLILRMSEEDFDKVIDVNLKGCFNCIKNVSRIMMKQKSGVIVNISSVVGLSGNIGQVNYAASKAGILGITKSVARELVSLNVRCNAIAPGFIETEMTDKLSENVKEGILKSIPMNKMGSPDDVANLVKFLVSDESKYITGQVINVDGGMIM